In one window of Erythrolamprus reginae isolate rEryReg1 chromosome 1, rEryReg1.hap1, whole genome shotgun sequence DNA:
- the NEIL2 gene encoding endonuclease 8-like 2 produces MPEGPSVKKFQLLCSPCVGKMVSKVGGNTRQINPDDLKTLTLGDIQVHGKNLFLAFGTKEKVKPSHDSKSLDLPEHRSEMSGSSSFLQSQKENEVEICNPECYQQEESASWLASDMDNNNGQSWKWLRFHFGLYGSMRANEFARANKANKRGDWKDPIPRLVLHFDAASFLVFYNCRIQQCSSPNTDPATDILSLEFDRERALEILARDIPVCYMLLNQSYFSGIGNIIKNEALYLARIHPMSLGSSLKSTDLKSLLDHVVQFSLAWLHNKVGRQRLQLQIYMKDKCPKGHEVKKETFGPPDGLKRLTWWCPQCQPQVPLEEMDMPLVQGT; encoded by the exons ATGCCAGAAGGCCCCTCTGTAAAGAAGTTCCAGCTTCTGTGTTCTCCCTGTGTAGGGAAGATGGTATCCAAGGTGGGAGGAAACACTAGACAGATCAATCCAGATGATTTGAAAACACTGACACTGGGGGATATCCAA gtcCATGGGAAgaacttgtttttggcttttggcaCCAAAGAGAAAGTAAAGCCCAGCCATGACAGCAAATCCTTGGATTTGCCTGAACACAGATCGGAAATGTCTGGAAGCAGTTCCTTTCTTCAGAGCCAGAAAGAAAATGAAGTTGAAATATGTAATCCTGAATGTTATCAGCAAGAAGAGTCAGCAAGCTGGTTGGCATCTGATATGGATAATAATAATGGGCAGAGTTGGAAATGGCTCCGCTTCCACTTTGGTCTGTATGGAAGCATGCGAGCCAATGAGTTTGCAAGGGCAAATAAAGCAAACAAAAGAGGCGACTGGAAAGATCCAATTCCCAG GCTGGTTCTCCATTTTGATGCTGCGAGCTTTCTGGTATTTTATAACTGCCGCATTCAGCAATGCTCTTCTCCTAACACTGATCCAGCAACTGATATCCTGAGCCTGGAGTTTGACCGGGAGCGGGCTCTGGAGATCCTTGCTCGAGATATTCCTGTGTGCTACATGCTCCTGAACCAAAGTTATTTCTCAGGAATAG GAAATATCATTAAAAATGAGGCGCTGTATTTAGCAAGGATCCATCCAATGTCCCTTGGCTCCTCGTTGAAATCCACAGATCTCAAATCTTTGCTTGATCATGTTGTCCAGTTCAGCTTGGCGTGGCTCCATAACAAGGTGGGAAGACAAAGATTGCAGCTACAGATTTACATGAAGGATAAGTGTCCCAAAGGGCATGAGGTAAAGAAGGAAACATTTGGACCACCAGATGGGTTGAAAAGACTCACATGGTGGTGTCCACAATGCCAGCCTCAAGTGCCACTTGAAGAGATGGATATGCCCCTTGTACAAGGTACCTGA